In Arachis hypogaea cultivar Tifrunner chromosome 17, arahy.Tifrunner.gnm2.J5K5, whole genome shotgun sequence, a single window of DNA contains:
- the LOC140180671 gene encoding uncharacterized protein, which translates to MDAINGLDDHIIIDELNFDKLVLKHELEINLACMNMKQKGTFNKVITVVDQDAGGLFFVFKYGETAKMYFHKIMSIVIRSKNKIFLNTTSSGIASLLLPNGRTTYSRFKILLELNEDSVCCKQGTSLAKLVCRAKFIIWDEISTLNKLCYEALDKSLRDIFCFEPNYNAYLPFGKKMVVLGGDFAEVAIMEISKQLNLLNRKIGDWLTKDSTEGDL; encoded by the exons ATGGATGCAATTAATGGGTTAGATGATCATATTATCATAGATGAATTAAATTTTGACAAGTTAGTGCTCAAACATGAGTTAGAGATCAACCTTGCCTGCATGAACATGAAACAAAAGGGCACATTTAATAAAGTTATTACAGTTGTAGATCAAGATGCGGGTGGGTTATTTTTTGTGTTCAAGTATGGTGAAACTGCCAAAATGTACTTTCACAAGATTATGTCTATTGTTATacgtagtaaaaataaaatttttctaaatACAACCTCCAGTGGAATTGCATCTCTCTTACTTCCAAATGGACGTACAACTTATTCTAGATTCAAGATACTGCTTGAGTTAAATGAGGACTCAGTGTGTTGTAAACAGGGGACATCGCTTGCTAAGTTGGTCTGTAGAGCTAAATTTATTATATGGGATGAGATTTCCACGTTGAATAAGTTATGCTACGAAGCTCTAGACAAGTCTTTGAGAGATATTTTCTGTTTTGAACCAAACTACAATGCCTATCTACCATTTGGCAAAAAGATGGTTGTTTTAGGTGGTGACTTCGCTG AGGTGGCAATTATGGAGATATCAAAACAGCTAAATTTGCTAAATAGGAAAATTGGAGATTGGCTTACTAAGGATTCCACTGAAGGTGATCTATAG